Proteins encoded within one genomic window of Kibdelosporangium phytohabitans:
- a CDS encoding RCC1 domain-containing protein, protein MAENPSRAVIAWSIFCWGANTTGQLGDGNTIDRLPPVVVQGIPSTTGVAGDAATPVP, encoded by the coding sequence GTGGCGGAGAACCCTTCCCGCGCAGTCATCGCCTGGTCGATCTTCTGTTGGGGCGCGAACACGACGGGTCAGCTCGGTGACGGCAACACCATCGATCGCCTACCACCCGTAGTGGTACAAGGGATCCCAAGCACGACCGGGGTAGCGGGGGACGCGGCCACTCCTGTGCCCTGA
- a CDS encoding YciI family protein, with protein sequence MREFLSWTALSELARPSRLCSTTRALTRSEYRTKKGNVMRFAFVIIENERSRKSVVEDRAAHRRGIEEWMKRAAAEGYLLGGEAFETESIAPVTIRRDADLAPVVTEGPFAGSDETLGGYILIEAAGMQEAVEIAKSWPATGESLEVRPLWEAS encoded by the coding sequence GTGCGGGAATTTCTGTCGTGGACGGCCCTGTCCGAGCTTGCACGACCATCCCGATTGTGTTCAACAACGCGGGCCTTGACCCGCTCTGAATATCGAACGAAGAAGGGCAACGTTATGCGTTTTGCATTCGTCATCATCGAGAACGAACGATCCCGAAAGTCAGTAGTCGAAGATAGAGCTGCGCACCGCCGAGGAATTGAGGAATGGATGAAGCGCGCGGCTGCCGAAGGATATCTACTCGGCGGCGAAGCTTTCGAGACGGAGTCGATTGCGCCGGTGACTATCCGGCGGGACGCCGACCTGGCCCCTGTGGTCACCGAAGGGCCTTTCGCTGGTTCGGATGAGACCCTTGGCGGCTACATCCTCATCGAGGCCGCAGGGATGCAAGAAGCGGTCGAAATAGCGAAGAGTTGGCCAGCCACGGGCGAAAGCCTTGAGGTCAGGCCCCTCTGGGAAGCCAGCTAG
- a CDS encoding isochorismatase family protein: MTTTAALLIIDVQVKYIAEAANGDALVDIIAALRARAAAAGNLIVFIQHEEQGFGPGHPGWELTLRSRQASDPAPWTDRAQSKASSLWKIVVNPAFHTFKIFRLWSKARSGVIL; the protein is encoded by the coding sequence ATGACAACAACCGCTGCTCTACTCATCATCGACGTGCAGGTCAAATATATAGCGGAGGCCGCAAACGGTGATGCGCTCGTTGATATCATCGCCGCTCTCCGTGCCAGGGCAGCCGCTGCGGGTAATCTCATTGTCTTCATCCAACACGAGGAACAAGGATTCGGTCCTGGCCATCCCGGCTGGGAACTCACGCTCCGCTCTCGACAGGCGAGTGATCCGGCGCCTTGGACTGACCGTGCGCAATCCAAGGCGTCGTCTTTATGGAAAATTGTCGTCAATCCTGCATTTCACACCTTCAAGATCTTTCGACTCTGGTCGAAGGCTCGCTCAGGTGTAATTCTCTAG
- a CDS encoding LysR family transcriptional regulator codes for MTGVEVRELQYFRAVAEELSFSRAAERLGMTQPPLSRAILRLEHRVGAKLFERTTHRVELTVAGLTLLEEATRVLDAVSAAILRTARAARGIPPLVITAKAGVVTDLLRRVADAYRTLNTDVEIEMIVSSYGEQAQMVRDGRADIALIGSPAEHRGLEIETLACLPRVAAMPARHSLAARTTLFCRDLVGLPFPQGPNATPAQQAFWAGQDEQEHPVLNTAGPVVTDSSQLLEVVALGQAVALVPVTLAEHAPRADIAYRPVLDASPYRVSIAWPMGSRDLRTAHFVRTVMELSSSHFLEND; via the coding sequence ATGACAGGTGTAGAGGTCAGGGAGTTGCAGTACTTCAGGGCCGTGGCGGAAGAACTGAGTTTCTCTCGTGCGGCGGAGCGGCTTGGGATGACCCAGCCGCCGTTGTCACGAGCGATCCTTCGACTCGAACACAGGGTCGGCGCGAAGCTGTTCGAACGCACCACCCACCGGGTAGAACTGACTGTTGCCGGTCTGACGCTGCTGGAGGAAGCAACTCGTGTACTCGACGCGGTCTCGGCTGCCATACTTCGGACCGCCCGCGCCGCGCGAGGCATACCACCTCTGGTCATCACCGCCAAGGCGGGCGTCGTCACCGATCTGCTCCGTCGGGTCGCGGATGCCTATCGCACGTTGAATACCGACGTTGAAATCGAGATGATCGTCAGTAGCTACGGTGAGCAAGCGCAAATGGTACGCGACGGCCGTGCCGACATCGCGCTGATAGGCTCACCCGCCGAGCATCGGGGTCTCGAGATCGAAACCCTGGCGTGCCTACCGCGAGTTGCCGCTATGCCAGCGCGTCACTCGCTCGCCGCGCGAACCACGCTGTTTTGTCGGGACTTGGTCGGCCTGCCGTTCCCGCAGGGGCCGAACGCGACTCCTGCCCAGCAAGCGTTCTGGGCAGGGCAGGACGAGCAAGAACATCCAGTTCTGAACACGGCGGGGCCAGTGGTGACCGACAGTTCTCAGCTGCTCGAAGTCGTCGCGCTCGGCCAGGCTGTGGCTCTGGTTCCGGTAACGCTGGCAGAACATGCCCCGCGGGCCGACATCGCATACCGGCCTGTGCTCGACGCCAGTCCGTACCGTGTTTCGATCGCCTGGCCCATGGGAAGCCGCGACCTTCGCACCGCGCACTTCGTCCGCACCGTCATGGAACTCAGTTCTTCCCACTTTCTTGAGAACGACTAA
- a CDS encoding SDR family NAD(P)-dependent oxidoreductase produces MEECQARVALVTGANQGIGEEIVRRLAATGMTVYLGARDISPGQRAAEDLSGDIRVVQLDVTDQLQIDAAVNYIDSNSGKLDVLINNAGVVVEWLVPADQVSASLTRRV; encoded by the coding sequence ATGGAGGAATGCCAGGCGCGTGTGGCTCTGGTGACTGGAGCGAACCAGGGTATCGGCGAGGAGATCGTTCGTCGTCTGGCGGCAACGGGGATGACAGTCTACCTCGGGGCCCGAGACATCAGTCCCGGTCAGCGAGCAGCTGAGGATCTGAGCGGGGATATTCGCGTCGTTCAGCTTGATGTGACTGACCAGCTGCAGATCGACGCCGCTGTGAACTATATCGACTCAAACTCGGGAAAACTCGATGTTCTGATCAACAACGCGGGCGTTGTCGTGGAGTGGCTGGTCCCGGCAGATCAGGTTTCCGCGTCACTCACTCGCAGAGTCTAA
- a CDS encoding nuclear transport factor 2 family protein: MNVSELERNKTVVRAYLDMVFNRRQPVEAFAEHVGDAYVQHNPHAPDGIEASRDFLASLVGQSEHLSLEIKRIIAEGDLVVTHGLIKFGSGDRGSAFVDIMRLRDGKIVEHWDVVQAVPENPANDNSMF; the protein is encoded by the coding sequence ATGAATGTGTCGGAATTGGAACGAAACAAAACGGTCGTTCGGGCGTACCTGGACATGGTTTTCAACCGAAGGCAACCGGTGGAAGCGTTTGCTGAGCACGTCGGCGACGCTTATGTGCAGCACAACCCGCATGCGCCGGACGGAATTGAAGCCAGTCGCGACTTTCTGGCGAGTCTGGTCGGGCAATCCGAGCACCTTTCGCTCGAAATCAAACGAATCATCGCGGAAGGCGATCTGGTCGTCACGCATGGCCTGATAAAATTCGGCTCCGGTGATCGCGGTTCCGCTTTCGTGGACATCATGCGCCTACGAGACGGCAAGATCGTCGAACACTGGGATGTAGTGCAAGCGGTGCCTGAGAACCCGGCGAACGATAACTCCATGTTCTGA
- a CDS encoding LysR family transcriptional regulator, giving the protein MLMLPSDKELDTAPTVLQLRIFWVLSEELHFGRAAARLYMSQPALSRQLSALERRLGVQLAVRTSRVVRITEAGAALLPAILEVLHAVARLQRVSNDYSTGLSGRVVIGTVGAEAAMDHTTSILQELRAQNPSAQVELRLLDAVSQFDDLISGRVDVVFCRPPVPDGIGVHHLRSEAMVACVSALDPLSAHPLVKLVDLEDRCVVSFPDEVPRKWRDFWAVDPRPSGVPVKYGPVVRDVESMLAEVAQNSAIAFLPAAAKDLFVRPGVVYVDVEDLPLCTSAIAWLDKMENGPVVKAVQAALRKAWPHNRDTSTHLL; this is encoded by the coding sequence ATGCTGATGCTGCCGTCTGACAAAGAATTGGACACGGCACCTACAGTGCTCCAACTCAGAATTTTCTGGGTGTTGTCAGAGGAGTTGCATTTCGGGCGAGCGGCAGCTCGGCTGTACATGAGTCAGCCAGCGCTGAGTCGCCAGCTCAGCGCGCTCGAGCGGCGGCTGGGGGTTCAGTTGGCGGTGCGAACCAGCAGGGTGGTCCGGATAACTGAAGCCGGCGCCGCTTTGCTTCCTGCGATACTTGAGGTACTGCATGCCGTCGCCCGACTGCAGCGTGTTTCCAATGACTACTCAACCGGTTTGAGTGGGAGAGTCGTCATTGGGACTGTGGGTGCGGAGGCGGCAATGGACCATACCACATCGATACTCCAGGAGTTGCGCGCTCAAAATCCCTCCGCCCAAGTAGAGTTGCGTCTTCTCGACGCGGTTTCTCAATTTGATGATCTGATTTCGGGCCGGGTCGACGTGGTGTTTTGCCGACCGCCAGTTCCGGACGGCATCGGTGTTCATCACTTGCGGAGTGAAGCAATGGTTGCGTGCGTGTCCGCGCTCGACCCGCTCTCTGCGCACCCCTTGGTGAAACTCGTAGATCTGGAGGATCGATGTGTGGTTTCGTTCCCAGACGAGGTTCCCCGGAAGTGGCGTGATTTTTGGGCGGTCGATCCGCGTCCAAGTGGAGTGCCGGTCAAATACGGTCCGGTCGTCCGTGACGTCGAGAGCATGCTTGCCGAAGTCGCCCAAAACTCCGCAATCGCCTTTTTGCCCGCTGCTGCCAAGGATTTATTCGTGCGGCCTGGAGTCGTTTACGTGGACGTTGAAGACTTGCCTCTGTGTACGTCGGCGATCGCGTGGCTCGACAAAATGGAAAATGGTCCAGTAGTCAAAGCGGTTCAGGCGGCGCTGAGAAAAGCATGGCCGCACAATAGGGACACTTCAACCCATCTGCTTTAA
- a CDS encoding AfsR/SARP family transcriptional regulator, producing the protein MPRTPLRVVALGPVGVLIGDVHANLGGPKPRALLAALMLEPRRVLAVDRLVDLIWDDQPPRSAAALVHTYVSTLRRGLGAVGAASVLVTQVPGYLLDVDPADVDHVAFAQYVAAARLADREHEYVTAAEQYRQAIGLWRGSAFGGVEARFARARAAVLEDERLAAEEGLARCEIAMGFFSAAVSRLTGLVTAHPLREGTRGLLMRGLYLSGRRGDALGTYREGRAVLIDRIGMEPGTELRELHTQILDGTVGAPIQQTPRRVPVAPKMLPRDTADFTGRHLQVEAVTGMSRSGLATPIAVVSGAGGTGKSTLAVHCAHLLASVYPDGQLYADLSEGSKTKGSTVVLGRFLRALGVNGADLPDDTEELAELYRGTVAGRRMVVVLDNVRGEGQVRKLLPGSSNCLVIITSRSRLAGITGAVLVELDTLPPPAATEMLTRFAGAERVATEPAVADDIARLCGGLPLAIRIAAAKLRLRPHLPLQALARRLSDHRRRLDELTVGDLAIRSSLELGYNELADVPRHAFHLLTLLDLPDFASWVAAPLLDTTLDDADEAVEQLVELRLLDVAGTDGAGRVRYRFHDLVRLYGSEKALRHETADVLAASFRRVFAALIAMVETAAVRMPGSTLAIPPTTVPLAELDPRLAKEVIADPAGWLTAETPAIVRMVERAHELGVDEASTTLITSLLSTPSALRNGCNGWQRALDIALTAARSAGNQCAEVTILTGLGQLCFERDEFDRATPSRTGGRGPSLSG; encoded by the coding sequence ATGCCGCGAACTCCTCTGCGGGTGGTCGCACTCGGACCGGTCGGTGTGCTGATCGGCGACGTTCATGCGAACCTCGGTGGGCCGAAACCGAGGGCGCTCCTGGCCGCGTTGATGTTGGAACCGCGGAGGGTGTTGGCCGTCGATCGTCTGGTCGACCTCATCTGGGACGACCAGCCGCCGCGGTCGGCCGCAGCGCTCGTGCATACCTACGTGTCCACGTTGCGGCGGGGGCTCGGCGCGGTCGGGGCCGCGTCCGTTCTGGTCACCCAGGTACCTGGATACTTGCTCGATGTCGACCCGGCTGATGTCGATCACGTGGCGTTCGCTCAGTACGTCGCCGCGGCGCGGCTCGCGGATCGGGAGCACGAGTACGTGACGGCAGCCGAACAGTACCGTCAGGCCATCGGACTGTGGCGTGGGTCGGCGTTCGGTGGTGTCGAGGCGCGGTTTGCGCGTGCTCGCGCGGCCGTCCTCGAGGACGAACGCCTGGCCGCTGAGGAAGGGCTCGCCAGGTGTGAGATCGCGATGGGTTTCTTCTCCGCTGCGGTCTCCCGGCTCACCGGGCTTGTGACCGCACACCCTTTGCGTGAGGGGACCCGTGGTTTGTTGATGCGTGGCCTGTATCTCAGTGGCCGTCGGGGCGACGCGCTCGGAACCTACCGGGAGGGCCGTGCAGTCCTGATCGACCGGATCGGGATGGAACCAGGTACCGAGCTGCGCGAACTCCACACCCAAATTCTCGACGGCACGGTGGGCGCGCCCATCCAGCAGACGCCCAGGAGGGTGCCGGTGGCACCCAAGATGCTGCCGCGCGACACCGCCGACTTCACCGGCCGTCACCTGCAGGTCGAGGCGGTGACCGGGATGTCGCGGTCCGGTCTTGCGACACCGATCGCGGTGGTCTCCGGTGCGGGAGGCACTGGCAAGTCCACTCTGGCCGTCCACTGCGCACACCTGCTCGCTTCGGTCTATCCGGACGGTCAGCTTTACGCCGACCTGAGCGAAGGCAGCAAAACAAAGGGCAGCACGGTCGTTCTGGGTAGGTTTCTCCGCGCGCTCGGGGTGAACGGTGCGGACCTTCCGGACGACACCGAGGAACTCGCCGAGCTGTACCGCGGGACAGTTGCAGGCAGACGAATGGTCGTCGTGCTGGACAACGTTCGCGGGGAGGGACAGGTACGCAAGCTCCTGCCCGGCTCCAGCAACTGTCTGGTGATCATCACCAGCCGGTCTCGGCTCGCCGGGATCACCGGGGCGGTGCTGGTCGAGCTGGACACCCTGCCGCCGCCCGCCGCCACCGAGATGCTGACGCGGTTCGCCGGAGCCGAGCGTGTGGCGACCGAACCCGCGGTCGCGGACGACATCGCCCGGTTGTGCGGCGGGCTTCCACTGGCCATCCGGATCGCCGCCGCGAAACTGCGATTGCGACCTCATCTACCCTTGCAGGCGCTCGCGAGGCGGTTGTCCGATCACCGCCGCAGGCTGGACGAACTCACGGTGGGCGACCTGGCGATCCGATCCAGCCTCGAACTCGGCTACAACGAGCTGGCCGACGTGCCACGGCACGCTTTCCACCTGCTCACCTTGCTGGACCTGCCGGACTTCGCCTCTTGGGTGGCCGCACCGCTACTCGACACCACTCTTGACGACGCCGACGAGGCGGTCGAGCAGTTGGTGGAACTACGTCTCCTGGACGTCGCCGGCACCGACGGAGCCGGCCGCGTTCGCTACCGCTTCCATGACCTCGTGCGACTCTACGGCAGCGAGAAGGCGCTGCGTCACGAAACAGCCGACGTGCTCGCCGCATCGTTCCGGCGAGTGTTCGCGGCACTCATCGCCATGGTCGAGACCGCAGCGGTGCGCATGCCGGGAAGCACACTCGCGATTCCACCCACAACGGTGCCTTTGGCAGAGCTCGATCCTCGGCTCGCCAAAGAGGTCATCGCCGACCCGGCTGGGTGGCTCACCGCAGAGACCCCCGCCATCGTGCGCATGGTGGAGCGAGCGCACGAACTGGGCGTCGACGAGGCGAGCACTACCCTGATCACGTCTCTTCTGTCCACGCCATCCGCACTGCGCAACGGGTGCAACGGCTGGCAACGTGCCCTCGACATCGCGCTGACCGCTGCCCGGTCCGCCGGGAACCAATGCGCCGAGGTCACCATCCTTACCGGACTAGGTCAGCTGTGCTTCGAACGCGACGAGTTCGACCGTGCAACGCCATCTCGCACGGGTGGCAGAGGCCCGAGTCTCTCTGGCTGA
- a CDS encoding serine hydrolase, translating into MKTRRKGQLLAAVLVALGAAPTATPVAAAAPVAPAVQEDTRPRFEPRLLSRILKANTYAQNRPGFAGIVVRDRQTGAVWRNSHSGTLIWACSTPKLAMVVDLLLRNDSGAISLTQEDRDLMHRMLNSSDNDAATTLWYRYGGEAEFAARFPSYGMTDMRFTDQHPHHWGWILTTTNDLDRLINHVLEELPAKHRDYIVNEMRAVDANQQWGVWGAGAAASPGNKNGWADDNDDGSWLMNTVGFVGPAERYTVAIMDNTQVVENGFAIGMETTTETSRIMFEGYFR; encoded by the coding sequence ATGAAAACGCGCAGAAAAGGCCAGCTTCTGGCCGCCGTCCTCGTGGCCCTCGGCGCCGCTCCAACGGCCACACCGGTAGCTGCCGCCGCCCCCGTGGCGCCGGCGGTCCAAGAGGACACCAGGCCGCGCTTCGAGCCGAGACTGTTGTCCCGCATACTCAAGGCGAACACCTACGCGCAGAATCGGCCCGGATTCGCCGGCATCGTAGTGCGAGATCGCCAGACCGGAGCGGTGTGGCGCAACTCGCACTCCGGCACGTTGATCTGGGCGTGCTCCACTCCCAAGCTGGCAATGGTAGTGGATCTGTTGCTACGCAACGACTCCGGCGCCATCTCGCTGACGCAAGAGGACCGCGACCTGATGCACCGGATGCTGAACTCCAGTGACAACGACGCGGCCACCACACTGTGGTACCGCTACGGCGGGGAAGCGGAGTTCGCGGCGCGTTTCCCGTCCTACGGCATGACCGACATGCGATTCACCGACCAGCACCCGCACCACTGGGGCTGGATCCTCACCACGACGAACGATCTCGACCGCCTCATCAACCACGTGCTCGAGGAACTTCCGGCCAAGCACCGCGACTACATTGTCAACGAGATGCGCGCCGTTGACGCCAACCAGCAATGGGGCGTGTGGGGCGCGGGAGCCGCCGCCAGCCCCGGCAACAAGAACGGTTGGGCCGACGACAACGACGACGGCTCGTGGTTGATGAACACGGTGGGTTTCGTCGGTCCAGCCGAGCGCTACACCGTTGCCATCATGGACAACACCCAGGTCGTCGAGAACGGATTCGCCATCGGCATGGAAACCACGACGGAGACCAGCAGAATCATGTTCGAGGGCTACTTCCGCTGA
- a CDS encoding MFS transporter: MSTADAEAGRAPSALRLLKANGPLRALFTARVVSYAGDSLSLVALMLHVANTTGQGLAVALLLLVGDFIPSLLGPVTGALSDRFDLRRVMIVCEMVQGGLMLAIALVLPPLPLLLALVGVRAIAGQVFQPASRSAIPAMVGERDLETANSSIGFGSNCAEAFGPLVAAALLPFIGVQGVLLADAGTFLLSAVVLLATKPMPPAGDPDAEHSGLLSSAKVGLGYILRTRAVRIISLGFCAVVLFNGVDDVALVLLAKDTLRSGDSSVGLLLGAVGIGLLVGYALLTRYSGKLALPTLLVAGFLVSSAGNFLTGLAWSVAAAFTVQAVRGLGIAGMDVASSTMLQRMVPAGMLGRVFGNLYGAIGVAAAVSYVAGGLLLDATNAPVTLMIAGGGGVLFTLVVAFSLPKALRKYTNAETGPNQRNRPETVGLPEVPAMHTHTGPGSSVELDSPVEHPPQSSREHREDPQSDRPPPS, encoded by the coding sequence ATGTCCACCGCTGACGCCGAGGCCGGGCGTGCGCCCAGCGCGCTGAGACTGCTGAAGGCGAACGGGCCGCTGCGCGCGTTGTTCACCGCGCGCGTAGTGTCCTATGCGGGCGACTCCCTCAGCCTGGTCGCGCTCATGCTGCACGTAGCGAACACAACCGGGCAGGGCTTGGCCGTCGCGCTGCTGCTGCTTGTCGGCGACTTCATCCCATCGCTGCTGGGGCCGGTCACCGGCGCCCTCAGCGACCGGTTCGATCTGCGCCGCGTGATGATCGTCTGCGAAATGGTCCAGGGTGGTCTGATGCTGGCCATCGCGCTGGTGCTGCCACCGTTGCCGCTGCTGCTGGCTCTGGTCGGTGTGCGCGCCATCGCGGGACAGGTGTTCCAGCCCGCCTCCCGCTCGGCCATCCCGGCCATGGTGGGGGAGCGCGACCTGGAAACCGCGAACTCCTCGATCGGTTTCGGCTCCAACTGCGCCGAGGCGTTCGGTCCGCTGGTGGCCGCCGCGCTGCTGCCGTTCATCGGCGTCCAGGGTGTGCTGCTCGCCGACGCGGGGACGTTTCTGCTCTCCGCAGTGGTCCTGCTGGCCACCAAACCGATGCCCCCGGCCGGCGATCCGGACGCTGAGCACAGCGGCCTGCTCAGCTCGGCGAAGGTGGGCCTGGGCTACATCCTGCGCACCAGGGCGGTCCGAATCATCTCGCTGGGTTTCTGCGCCGTGGTGTTGTTCAACGGTGTGGACGACGTGGCTCTGGTATTGCTGGCCAAGGACACGTTGCGATCCGGCGACTCCTCGGTCGGGCTGCTGCTCGGCGCGGTCGGCATCGGCCTGCTGGTCGGGTACGCGCTGCTGACCCGCTACAGCGGCAAGCTGGCCTTGCCCACCCTGCTGGTCGCCGGGTTCCTCGTCTCCAGCGCGGGCAACTTCCTGACCGGCCTGGCCTGGTCGGTGGCCGCGGCGTTCACCGTGCAGGCCGTGCGTGGTCTAGGTATCGCGGGCATGGACGTCGCCTCGTCGACCATGCTCCAGCGGATGGTGCCCGCAGGCATGCTCGGCCGTGTCTTCGGCAACCTCTACGGCGCGATCGGCGTCGCGGCCGCGGTGTCCTACGTCGCCGGCGGCCTGCTGCTGGACGCGACCAACGCGCCCGTCACACTCATGATCGCCGGTGGCGGCGGTGTCCTGTTCACGCTAGTGGTGGCGTTCTCGCTACCGAAGGCGCTGCGCAAGTACACCAATGCAGAAACCGGGCCAAACCAACGCAATCGTCCCGAGACCGTAGGCCTGCCCGAGGTGCCTGCCATGCACACCCACACCGGCCCCGGCAGCTCGGTCGAGCTGGACTCACCGGTGGAACATCCCCCGCAGTCGAGCCGGGAGCACCGCGAGGATCCACAGTCCGATCGACCGCCGCCAAGCTGA
- a CDS encoding helix-turn-helix transcriptional regulator, which produces MSILLLLQSRERTTARDLAAHLDVSERTVYRDIQALSAAGIPVYGEAGHEGGYRLVDGYRTRLTGLTPAEADSLFLTGLPAVAADLGLGQAAEHARLKLAAALPLDLSERAARLRDRFHLDAVAWYQAADPIPHLTEVAAAVWHQRRAHMRYVRWESPHEVSRTIEPHGLVSKGGQWYLVARRDEQFRTYRISRLRDVHVLDESFDRATGFDLAAYWQTYLNDFDARRHQTHAVLRLSPTGLHRLPYLAEPAVVHAAHESATPEPDGWTRVTIPVETDDQAVRDILRLGPDAEVLAPVALRARIADTLTAMARRYDGGGSPAARTPAPRNSARQE; this is translated from the coding sequence ATGTCGATTCTCCTGTTGCTGCAGAGTCGGGAACGGACGACCGCTCGCGACCTGGCCGCCCACCTCGACGTCTCTGAGCGCACCGTCTACCGCGACATCCAGGCGTTGAGCGCGGCGGGAATACCGGTGTACGGCGAGGCAGGCCACGAGGGTGGATACCGGCTGGTCGACGGCTACCGCACCCGGTTGACCGGGCTGACCCCCGCCGAGGCCGATTCGCTGTTCCTCACCGGGTTGCCCGCGGTCGCCGCCGATCTCGGTCTCGGTCAGGCCGCCGAGCACGCCCGGCTCAAGCTGGCAGCGGCGCTTCCTCTGGATTTGAGCGAACGCGCCGCCCGCCTGCGGGACCGGTTTCACCTCGACGCCGTGGCCTGGTACCAGGCAGCCGATCCCATCCCTCACCTGACGGAGGTGGCCGCTGCGGTGTGGCACCAGCGACGTGCCCACATGCGGTACGTACGTTGGGAGAGCCCTCATGAGGTGTCGCGGACGATCGAACCGCACGGTTTGGTGTCCAAGGGCGGTCAGTGGTACCTCGTGGCCCGCCGGGACGAGCAGTTCCGCACCTACCGCATCTCTCGCCTTCGTGACGTGCACGTCCTGGACGAGAGCTTCGACCGCGCCACCGGTTTCGACCTCGCCGCCTACTGGCAGACGTACCTCAACGACTTCGACGCTCGCCGCCACCAGACTCATGCCGTGCTGCGCCTGTCGCCCACGGGACTGCACCGACTGCCGTACCTGGCCGAGCCCGCGGTCGTCCACGCCGCCCACGAGAGCGCCACACCCGAGCCGGACGGCTGGACACGGGTCACGATCCCCGTCGAAACCGACGACCAGGCCGTGCGTGACATCCTGCGCCTGGGGCCCGACGCCGAGGTGCTGGCCCCGGTGGCCCTGCGCGCCCGCATCGCCGACACCCTGACTGCGATGGCTCGGCGCTACGACGGGGGAGGTTCTCCAGCCGCCAGAACTCCAGCGCCGAGGAATAGCGCACGCCAGGAATAA
- a CDS encoding nuclear transport factor 2 family protein — MRIDVNEFAGRYVAVWNEADPDRRHSGIAGLWAEDGVQFTDTGEYRGHSALQARVTEAHQQLVEQGGFVFRAAGDTVGHHDAIRFTTYMVPAHGGEIAWTGFVFVRLDEDGRILQDYQFGDAPTAGVATGNPPGTRAVMEEFLRRSGKGHPEHIAELYAPKVDWRVDWPTENHPIVPWIRPRSTRADVADHFHTFSQHCPPAEGHVSIDHLMVDGINAVLIGTSSQMVKSTGKRFVMTFALHLTVEDGLITRHHMYEDSLTVAEAFDRS, encoded by the coding sequence ATGAGAATCGATGTCAACGAATTCGCCGGACGCTATGTCGCCGTGTGGAACGAGGCCGACCCCGACCGGCGTCACTCGGGCATTGCCGGGCTGTGGGCGGAGGACGGCGTGCAGTTCACCGACACCGGCGAGTACCGAGGGCACTCGGCCCTGCAGGCGCGGGTCACCGAGGCTCACCAGCAACTGGTCGAGCAGGGCGGGTTCGTTTTCCGAGCCGCAGGGGACACCGTCGGCCACCACGACGCGATCCGCTTCACCACGTACATGGTGCCCGCCCACGGCGGTGAGATCGCCTGGACCGGGTTCGTCTTCGTCCGGCTGGACGAAGACGGGCGGATCCTGCAGGACTATCAGTTCGGTGATGCGCCGACCGCCGGTGTGGCCACGGGGAACCCGCCAGGGACCAGGGCGGTCATGGAGGAGTTCCTGCGCCGAAGCGGAAAGGGACATCCCGAGCACATCGCCGAGCTGTACGCACCGAAGGTCGACTGGCGAGTCGACTGGCCGACCGAGAACCACCCCATCGTGCCCTGGATCCGCCCCCGGTCCACCCGAGCCGACGTCGCCGACCACTTCCACACGTTCAGCCAGCACTGCCCACCCGCCGAGGGCCACGTGTCGATCGACCACCTCATGGTCGACGGGATCAACGCCGTTCTGATCGGCACAAGCTCGCAGATGGTCAAGTCGACCGGCAAGCGTTTCGTCATGACGTTCGCGCTGCATCTCACCGTTGAGGACGGTCTGATCACCCGGCACCACATGTACGAGGACAGCCTCACGGTCGCCGAAGCGTTCGACCGGTCCTGA
- a CDS encoding class I SAM-dependent methyltransferase, with the protein MSRMVPRARFVKEDMTALDLPTGSFDAVTAFYSIGHIPRRPHAALFTRITRWLRPGGWFPAALACGSTDGVETTGSAPRVLQQS; encoded by the coding sequence ATGAGCCGTATGGTTCCCCGAGCCCGGTTCGTCAAAGAGGACATGACCGCTCTGGACCTCCCCACTGGCAGTTTCGACGCCGTGACAGCCTTCTACTCCATCGGCCACATCCCCCGGCGACCGCACGCCGCTCTCTTCACCAGGATCACCCGCTGGCTGCGCCCCGGCGGGTGGTTTCCCGCTGCTTTGGCCTGCGGGAGTACCGACGGTGTCGAAACAACTGGCTCGGCGCCCCGTGTACTTCAGCAGTCATGA